A DNA window from Aegilops tauschii subsp. strangulata cultivar AL8/78 unplaced genomic scaffold, Aet v6.0 ptg000246l_obj, whole genome shotgun sequence contains the following coding sequences:
- the LOC109785094 gene encoding uncharacterized protein, with protein MVFEDESSDDLSNLQISSSEDGMHYQIPASIEDQDYNGLEKASEGLCVEHRLPTERRVAFESFETGRRFLVCAQPESENCGFLAWVDPEWPPTMQNALLKLWEMFEDSRHARRKDNLESSLTIHHLKEEKRNLDANYDKLVEDVHQLLGAQEDRVLDLSYVQAKEKRAEVASASAVAGMKNEMEKKEAENLKLKEKYKVLMNLLEAQGSVIRNLKTNHLKEKEKLTEGNNNLKIQVDELTKSVKKLTEENVQLNLHMYDLKRGHENLIKCRDELKLQLAVQFNSLEKSKEKLKLIHDILKE; from the exons ATGGTCTTCGAGGATGAGAGCAGCGATGACTTGTCCAACCTGCAGATCTCCTCCTCCGAAGACGGTATGCATTATCAG ATTCCTGCTAGCATTGAAGACCAAGACTACAATGGCTTGGAGAAGGCATCAGAAGGGCTCTGCGTGGAGCATCGGCTGCCAACTGAGCGTCGTGTAGCTTTTGAATCATTTGAGACGGGCAGGAGGTTTCTAGTTTGTGCTCAGCCT GAAAGTGAGAATTGTGGTTTTCTTGCGTGGGTTGACCCAGAGTGGCCTCCCACAATGCAAAATGCATTGTTGAAGCTTTGGGAAATGTTTGAAGACAGCAGGCATGCTAGGAGGAAGGATAACCTGGAAAGTTCACTTACTATCCACCACCTTAAAGAAGAGAAAAGGAATCTGGATGCCAACTATGACAAACTAGTTGAAGATGTCCATCAACTTCTCGGTGCACAGGAGGACAGGGTGTTGGATTTGAGCTATGTGCAAGCTAAGGAGAAGAGAGCTGAGGTTGCCAGTGCATCAGCTGTGGCTGGCATGAAGAATGAGATGGAGAAGAAAGAGGCAGAGAACTTGAAGCTGAAAGAGAAGTATAAAGTGCTGATGAACCTGCTAGAAGCTCAAGGCAGTGTCATTAGGAACCTGAAGACGAATCATTTGAAAGAGAAGGAAAAGCTAACTGAAGGCAACAACAATTTAAAGATTCAGGTTGATGAGCTCACCAAGTCTGTGAAAAAACTCACAGAAGAGAATGTGCAGCTGAACCTTCACATGTATGATCTCAAGAGGGGACATGAGAATCTGATAAAATGCAGGGATGAGTTAAAGCTCCAGCTAGCTGTTCAGTTCAATTCACTTGAGAAGAGCAAAGAGAAGTTGAAGTTGATCCATGACATCTTGAAGGAATGA
- the LOC141028607 gene encoding protein synthesis inhibitor I-like: MDWEEAATLQVEAVAAAAVDLSPVEAVAAAEEVEADTSVNRSIVNNQRLTPIAKLLITLVGVVIAFQPASAIKIPESINGVPLIGMEADLEDYARLAREGRRVAKMRSPFTMSREGLPVLENQTGVAKPPPAWLYNKIVNGHDQVVFLIRSDNLYIGGYINPQGIIHSFAEYSSMLPGSISLGIGGSYRDLVGRRSNLANLDLGKRAMKRALKILSRYKHGVSDFFQMTTSLARYSVVLCEAQRFTEIHESLLDKWNSRTGYYIQRPKELLVSWASLSCGVLEKWKPTLKYGKTYYYETLWNYDNVRFKLRTSKTGAPYLLRLLIKGKRCQDSIMGWGHRP, encoded by the exons ATGGACTGGGAAGAAGCGGCGACTTTGCAGGTGGAGGCcgtagcggcggcggcggttgatTTGTCGCCGGTGGAGGCCgtagcggcggcggaggaggttgAGGCGGACACATCAGTCAACCGCAGCATCGTCAACAATCAG AGACTCACTCCTATTGCAAAGCTTCTCATTACATTGGTAGGAGTTGTAATTGCATTTCAACCTGCTAGTGCTATCAAGATTCCTGAGAGTATTAATGG AGTGCCACTTATTGGGATGGAAGCGGATCTAGAGGACTATGCTAGGTTGGCTCGGGAAGGACGTCGAGTAGCCAAAATGCGCTCGCCATTTACCATGTCAAGGGAAGGTCTGCCTGTGCTTGAAAATCAGACTGGAGTTGCAAAACCACCGCCGGCCTGGTTATATAACAAGATTGTAAATGGCCATGATCAGGTGGTATTTCTGATTAGAAGCGATAACCTGTATATCGGTGGATACATAAATCCCCAAGGAATTATCCATTCATTCGCCGAATATTCAAGTATGCTCCCCGGATCCATTTCTCTAGGAATCGGTGGAAGTTATAGAGACCTAGTTGGTCGTAGGTCAAACCTTGCAAACCTTGATCTAGGCAAAAGGGCAATGAAGAGAGCTTTGAAGATTCTTTCTCGGTACAAACATGGAGTCAGCGACTTCTTTCAGATGACAACTTCACTGGCAAGGTACTCTGTAGTATTATGTGAGGCACAGAGGTTCACGGAGATTCATGAATCTTTACTTGATAAATGGAACTCAAGGACTGGATACTATATTCAGCGGCCTAAGGAGCTCTTAGTTAGCTGGGCTTCACTGTCGTGTGGTGTGCTGGAGAAGTGGAAACCCACCCTCAAATATGGTAAAACCTATTATTATGAGACATTGTGGAACTATGACAATGTACGGTTCAAACTTAGAACATCAAAAACAGGAGCTCCATATCTCTTGAGACTGCTGATAAAGGGCAAAAGATGCCAGGATAGCATAATGGGCTGGGGCCACCGCCCTTAG